A genomic stretch from Arvicanthis niloticus isolate mArvNil1 chromosome 12, mArvNil1.pat.X, whole genome shotgun sequence includes:
- the LOC117717929 gene encoding carbonyl reductase [NADPH] 1-like: protein MSSYSRVALVTGGNKGIGFAITRDLCRKFSGDVVLTARDEGRGRTAVQQLQSEGLSPRFHQLDIDDPQSIRTLRDFLLKEYGGLDVLVNNAGIAFKVADPTPFHTQAEVTMKTNFFGTQDVCKELLPLIKPQGRVVNVSSMASLKALKNCSPELQQKFRSETITEEELVGLMKKFVEDTKKGVHSKEGWPDSAYGVSKIGVTVLSRIHARKLNEQRRGDKILLNACCPGWVRTDMAGPEAPKSPEEGAETPVYLALLPPDAAGPHGQYVQDKKVEQW from the exons ATGTCGTCCTACAGCCGTGTGGCCTTGGTAACtggaggaaacaagggcatcggCTTCGCGATCACGCGTGACCTGTGTCGCAAATTCTCCGGGGACGTGGTGCTCACGGCGCGGGACGAGGGGCGGGGCCGCACGGCAGTGCAGCAGCTGCAGTCAGAGGGCCTGAGCCCACGCTTCCACCAGCTGGACATCGACGACCCTCAGAGCATCCGCACCCTGCGCGACTTTCTGCTCAAGGAGTACGGAGGACTGGACGTGCTGGTCAACAATGCGGGCATCGCCTTCAAGG TTGCTGACCCCACCCCCTTCCATACTCAAGCAGAGGTGACAATGAAAACCAACTTCTTTGGTACACAAGATGTCTGCAAGGAGCTACTCCCTCTAATAAAACCCCAAG GCAGAGTGGTGAATGTGTCCAGCATGGCGAGTCTCAAGGCCCTAAAAAACTGCAGCCCGGAGCTGCAGCAGAAGTTTCGAAGTGAGACCATCACTGAGGAGGAGCTGGTGGGGCTCATGAAGAAGTTTGTGGAGGACACAAAGAAAGGAGTCCATTCAAAAGAAGGATGGCCTGATAGTGCATATGGGGTGTCCAAGATTGGGGTGACAGTCCTGTCCAGAATCCATGCCAGGAAACTCAATGAGCAGAGGAGAGGGGACAAGATCCTCCTGAATGCCTGCTGCCCTGGGTGGGTCAGAACCGACATGGCAGGACCAGAAGCCCCAAAAAGCccagaagaaggagcagagaccCCCGTGTACTTGGCCCTTTTGCCCCCAGATGCAGCAGGGCCTCACGGGCAGTATGTTCAAGATAAAAAAGTTGAACAATGGTGA